A region of Rhodospirillales bacterium DNA encodes the following proteins:
- a CDS encoding sulfatase-like hydrolase/transferase, translating to MGKVRNVLFIMCDQLRADHLGCAGHPHLRTPAIDALAARGVRFPGAYVQSAVCGPSRMSYYTGRYVMSHGATWNRVPLSLREKTIGDHLRPAGIRVALAGKTHVLPDLDALERYGIEGGSAFAALLRNGGFEELDRYDGHSPPGVESGYPAYLRAHGYVADDPWSDFVIAADGPDGAKASGWNMRNARLPARVAEAHSETAYMTDQAIRFVEGQGEAPWFLHLSYVKPHWPYMAPAPYHQLYGPQHCLPPNRTEAELRDQHPVLAAYRRHEEAVSFSRPDGPSTVRPTYMGLIGQIDDHLARLMAVLKRLGRLDDTLIVFTADHGDFLGDHWLGEKEIFYEEAVRVPFIVVDPDAAADGTRGTVDARLVEAVDVLPTCLDALGLPPARHLIEGRSLLPLTRRGDIPAGGGSSPARARDETAGWRDAVFSELDYAFREARLLLDRHPRDCRAWMVRTERWKYVDWLDFPPQLFDLANDPREMADLGRDAGYARVREEMRARLAAWMAARKSRVTVDDAYVAARTATHKKHGIFFGVW from the coding sequence ATGGGCAAGGTCCGGAACGTCCTCTTCATCATGTGCGACCAGCTGCGCGCCGACCATCTCGGCTGCGCCGGCCATCCCCACCTGCGCACGCCCGCGATCGACGCGCTCGCGGCCCGGGGCGTGCGCTTCCCCGGCGCCTACGTGCAGTCGGCGGTCTGCGGGCCGTCGCGCATGTCCTACTATACCGGCCGCTATGTGATGAGCCACGGCGCGACGTGGAACCGGGTGCCGCTGAGCCTGCGCGAGAAGACCATCGGCGACCATCTGCGGCCGGCCGGCATCCGCGTGGCGCTGGCCGGCAAGACCCACGTGCTGCCCGATCTCGACGCGCTGGAGCGCTACGGCATCGAGGGCGGCTCGGCGTTCGCGGCCCTGCTGCGCAACGGCGGCTTCGAGGAGCTGGACCGCTACGACGGCCATTCGCCGCCGGGCGTCGAGAGCGGCTATCCCGCCTATCTGCGCGCCCATGGCTACGTCGCCGACGATCCGTGGAGCGACTTCGTGATCGCCGCAGACGGGCCGGACGGCGCCAAGGCCAGCGGCTGGAACATGCGCAACGCGCGGCTGCCGGCGCGGGTGGCGGAGGCGCATTCCGAGACCGCCTACATGACCGACCAGGCGATCCGCTTCGTCGAGGGCCAGGGCGAGGCGCCGTGGTTCCTGCATCTCAGCTACGTCAAGCCGCACTGGCCCTACATGGCGCCGGCGCCCTACCACCAGCTCTACGGGCCGCAGCACTGCCTGCCGCCGAACCGCACCGAGGCCGAGCTGCGCGACCAGCATCCGGTGCTGGCGGCCTACCGCCGGCACGAGGAGGCCGTCTCGTTCTCGCGGCCCGATGGACCCTCCACCGTGCGGCCGACCTACATGGGGCTGATCGGCCAGATCGACGACCATCTGGCGCGGCTGATGGCGGTCCTGAAGCGGCTGGGGCGGCTCGACGACACGCTGATCGTGTTCACCGCCGACCACGGCGATTTCCTCGGCGACCACTGGCTGGGCGAGAAGGAGATCTTCTACGAGGAGGCGGTGCGGGTGCCGTTCATCGTCGTCGATCCCGATGCCGCCGCCGACGGCACAAGGGGCACGGTCGACGCGCGGCTGGTCGAGGCGGTCGACGTGCTGCCGACCTGCCTCGACGCGCTGGGCCTGCCGCCGGCCCGGCATCTGATCGAGGGACGCTCGCTGCTGCCGCTGACCCGCCGCGGCGACATCCCGGCCGGCGGCGGCTCGAGCCCGGCCCGCGCCCGCGACGAGACCGCGGGCTGGCGCGACGCGGTGTTCTCGGAGCTCGACTACGCCTTCCGCGAGGCCCGCCTGCTGCTGGACCGCCATCCGCGCGACTGCCGGGCGTGGATGGTGCGGACCGAGCGCTGGAAATACGTCGACTGGCTGGACTTCCCGCCGCAGCTCTTCGACCTGGCGAACGATCCCCGCGAGATGGCGGATCTCGGCCGCGACGCCGGCTACGCCCGGGTGCGCGAGGAGATGCGGGCCCGGCTGGCGGCGTGGATGGCGGCGCGCAAATCGCGCGTCACGGTCGACGATGCCTACGTGGCGGCCCGCACCGCGACCCACAAGAAGCACGGCATCTTCTTCGGCGTGTGGTGA
- a CDS encoding OmpA family protein: MRKFLVAGAALGALTAGAAQAQVQQPGFYGFLNGTYIVDGDLKNVYVSPQLGGQGAGVGDGFGGRGQLGYDFGGWDVAAAFEGAFLSRGPRQASYSASTATHALDGGGFWMVDGEVGYNIRGPGYGVRPFVAVRYARWNLKDDDGQGGAFTAKMTSWGVGPRVGVDGSLRLTESISVFGGLGASALFGKTKTAAGGTAGVGSVSDSRVIWEFDGKAGLDWEIAPLWHLAAGYQFSVWNGVTPKQEYNGFGAALNAGRTDRLIHGPFVRLAYNWGAPPSGPMAPKPPVASGKKSYIVFFDFDRALITPTAATTIKQAAADAKAGKSTRLDVTGHADKSGGDAYNMALSLRRANAVKDQLVREGIPANQIAVVGRGESMPLVQTADGVREPQNRRVEIVLN, encoded by the coding sequence ATGCGGAAATTTCTGGTCGCCGGCGCGGCGCTGGGCGCCCTGACGGCCGGCGCCGCGCAGGCGCAGGTGCAACAGCCGGGTTTCTACGGGTTTTTGAACGGCACCTACATCGTCGATGGCGACCTGAAGAACGTCTACGTGTCGCCCCAGCTTGGCGGCCAAGGCGCCGGCGTCGGCGACGGTTTCGGCGGTCGCGGCCAGCTTGGCTACGATTTCGGCGGTTGGGATGTCGCCGCCGCGTTCGAGGGCGCGTTCCTGTCGCGCGGCCCGCGCCAGGCGTCGTACTCGGCCAGTACCGCCACGCACGCGCTGGACGGCGGCGGGTTCTGGATGGTGGACGGCGAGGTCGGCTACAACATCCGCGGCCCGGGCTACGGCGTGCGGCCGTTCGTCGCCGTGCGCTACGCGCGGTGGAATCTGAAGGACGACGACGGTCAGGGCGGCGCGTTCACCGCGAAGATGACCAGTTGGGGCGTCGGCCCGCGCGTCGGCGTGGACGGCTCGCTGCGGCTCACCGAGTCGATCAGCGTGTTCGGCGGGCTGGGCGCGAGCGCGTTGTTCGGCAAGACGAAGACGGCGGCCGGCGGCACGGCGGGCGTCGGCTCGGTCAGCGACAGCCGCGTGATCTGGGAGTTCGATGGCAAGGCTGGTTTGGACTGGGAGATCGCGCCGCTGTGGCATCTCGCGGCCGGCTACCAGTTCTCGGTCTGGAACGGCGTGACCCCGAAGCAGGAGTACAACGGCTTCGGCGCGGCATTGAACGCCGGCCGGACGGATCGTCTCATCCATGGCCCGTTCGTGCGCCTGGCGTACAACTGGGGCGCGCCGCCGTCGGGTCCGATGGCGCCGAAGCCGCCGGTGGCGAGCGGCAAGAAGAGCTACATCGTGTTCTTCGACTTCGACCGCGCGCTGATCACGCCGACGGCGGCGACGACGATCAAGCAGGCGGCGGCCGACGCCAAGGCCGGCAAGTCGACCCGCCTCGATGTCACCGGCCACGCCGACAAGTCTGGCGGCGACGCCTACAACATGGCGCTGTCGCTGCGCCGCGCGAACGCTGTGAAGGACCAGCTGGTGCGCGAGGGCATTCCGGCGAACCAGATCGCGGTGGTGGGCCGCGGCGAGAGCATGCCGCTGGTGCAGACCGCGGACGGCGTGCGCGAGCCGCAGAACCGCCGCGTCGAGATCGTCCTGAACTGA
- a CDS encoding OmpA family protein, whose amino-acid sequence MTNNGAVAGPQGRSGFLNHGPFIRFAYNWGAPPSGPAPVQPPKVAGKKSYIVFFDFDRALITPTAATTIKQAAADAKAGKSTRLDVTGHADKSGGDAYNMALSLRRANAVKDQLVREGIAANQIAVVGRGESMPLVQTADGVREPQNRRVEIVLN is encoded by the coding sequence ATGACGAACAACGGCGCGGTCGCGGGTCCGCAGGGCCGCAGCGGCTTCTTGAACCACGGCCCGTTCATCCGCTTCGCGTACAACTGGGGCGCGCCGCCGTCGGGACCGGCGCCGGTCCAGCCGCCGAAGGTGGCCGGCAAGAAGAGCTACATCGTGTTCTTCGACTTCGACCGGGCGCTGATCACGCCGACGGCGGCGACGACGATCAAGCAGGCCGCGGCGGACGCCAAGGCCGGCAAGTCGACCCGCCTCGATGTCACCGGCCACGCCGACAAGTCGGGCGGCGACGCCTACAACATGGCGCTGTCGCTGCGCCGCGCGAACGCGGTCAAGGACCAGCTGGTGCGCGAGGGCATCGCGGCGAACCAGATCGCCGTCGTCGGCCGTGGCGAGAGCATGCCGCTGGTGCAGACCGCGGACGGCGTGCGCGAGCCGCAGAACCGCCGGGTCGAGATCGTCCTGAACTAA
- a CDS encoding OmpA family protein → MADRRPGRCRLGDRAAGAHRRRLPRDVQRRRDVRRGSRAERVVRLGAQGRSGLLEHGPFVRLAYNWGAPPSGPAPVQPPKVAGKKSYIVFFDFDRALITPTAATTIKQAAADAKAGKSTRLDVTGHADKSGGDAYNMALSLRRANAVKDQLVREGIPANQIAVVGRGESMPLVQTADGVREPQNRRVEIVLN, encoded by the coding sequence CTGGCAGATCGGCGGCCAGGTCGGTGTCGATTGGGAGATCGTGCCGCTGGTGCACATCGCCGCCGGCTACCGCGCGATGTACAACGACGGCGTGATGTTCGACGCGGCTCTCGCGCCGAGCGGGTTGTTCGCCTCGGGGCGCAGGGCCGCAGCGGGCTTCTCGAGCACGGCCCGTTCGTGCGCCTGGCGTACAACTGGGGCGCGCCGCCGTCGGGACCGGCGCCGGTCCAGCCGCCGAAGGTGGCCGGCAAGAAGAGCTACATCGTGTTCTTCGACTTCGACCGGGCGCTGATCACGCCGACGGCGGCGACGACGATCAAGCAGGCGGCGGCCGACGCCAAGGCCGGCAAGAGCACGCGCCTCGATGTCACGGGCCACGCCGACAAGTCGGGCGGCGACGCCTACAACATGGCGCTGTCGTTGCGCCGGGCGAACGCGGTGAAGGACCAGCTCGTCCGCGAGGGCATCCCGGCGAACCAGATCGCGGTGGTCGGCCGCGGCGAGTCGATGCCGCTGGTGCAGACCGCTGACGGCGTGCGCGAGCCGCAGAACCGCCGGGTCGAGATCGTCCTGAACTAA
- a CDS encoding adenylate/guanylate cyclase domain-containing protein, translated as MTPPADPGRAAPIIAWLLEAGGSDATDMAIVDELARRLVDAGVPVSRVWLASEVLDPTIDARALRWLPREGATRLQVRRAESAVNRRDIAESPFRHMLDRGETEFRARLEPPAPESAFPALRTFRAEGATDYLALAAPMAARARFSDVGTIVVSVTTDRPGGFGDSDLALLRAVWPAVALVSQMRGVVGTARTLLDTYLGADAARRVRAGNVERGRAEPIRAVVWFSDLVDYTRLADSMAHDATLALLNDYAGIVVDAIDAAGGDVLKFIGDGVLAIFRDADPAVACRRALAAWRACEAGIAALNVRRAADGAATTRLHLALHEGELIYGNFGGARRLDFTVLGAAVNEAGRMGALSRTLDQDVVLSDAFVAASGSPAAFVSLGRYALRGVGRPQELHTLDPTAAAPAPSAAAAAP; from the coding sequence ATGACGCCGCCGGCGGATCCCGGCCGCGCCGCGCCGATCATCGCGTGGCTGCTCGAGGCCGGCGGTTCGGACGCCACCGACATGGCGATCGTCGACGAGCTCGCGCGGCGGCTGGTCGACGCCGGCGTGCCGGTCTCCCGCGTGTGGCTGGCCAGCGAGGTGCTCGATCCCACGATCGACGCGCGCGCCCTGCGGTGGCTGCCGCGCGAAGGCGCGACGCGGCTGCAGGTCAGGCGCGCCGAGAGCGCCGTCAACCGGCGCGACATCGCCGAGAGCCCGTTCCGCCACATGCTCGACCGCGGCGAGACCGAGTTCCGCGCGCGGCTCGAGCCGCCGGCGCCGGAGTCCGCGTTCCCGGCGCTGCGCACGTTCCGCGCCGAGGGCGCCACCGACTATCTCGCGCTCGCCGCGCCGATGGCGGCCCGCGCGCGCTTCTCCGACGTCGGCACCATCGTGGTGTCGGTCACCACCGACCGGCCCGGCGGCTTCGGCGATTCAGATCTCGCGCTGCTGCGCGCGGTGTGGCCGGCGGTGGCGCTGGTGTCGCAGATGCGCGGCGTGGTCGGCACCGCGCGCACGCTGCTCGACACCTATCTCGGCGCCGACGCCGCGCGCCGCGTGCGCGCCGGCAACGTCGAGCGCGGCCGCGCCGAGCCGATCCGCGCCGTGGTGTGGTTCAGCGACCTCGTCGACTACACGCGGCTGGCCGACTCGATGGCGCACGACGCGACGCTGGCGCTGCTCAACGACTACGCCGGCATCGTGGTCGACGCGATCGACGCCGCCGGCGGCGACGTGCTGAAGTTCATCGGCGACGGCGTGCTGGCGATCTTCCGCGACGCCGATCCCGCCGTCGCCTGCCGCCGCGCGCTGGCGGCGTGGCGCGCCTGCGAAGCCGGGATCGCCGCGCTCAACGTCCGCCGCGCCGCCGACGGCGCCGCGACGACGCGGCTGCATCTGGCGCTGCACGAGGGCGAGTTGATCTACGGCAATTTCGGCGGCGCGCGGCGGCTGGACTTCACCGTGCTCGGCGCCGCCGTCAACGAGGCCGGCCGCATGGGCGCGCTCAGCCGCACGCTCGACCAGGACGTCGTGCTGTCGGACGCCTTCGTCGCGGCGTCGGGATCGCCGGCGGCCTTCGTGTCGCTGGGCCGCTACGCGCTGCGCGGCGTCGGCCGTCCGCAGGAGCTGCACACGCTCGATCCGACGGCGGCGGCGCCGGCGCCGTCGGCCGCGGCGGCCGCGCCGTGA
- a CDS encoding 3-keto-5-aminohexanoate cleavage protein — protein MTQDTWLEVALNGPWSRRLQPEIPVTADAIVEDAVACAALGAAIVHFHAYDPATGRQRDDYEIYAPIIERIRARVDVVCYPTIPFAGNADSPRAMTAAARFAAVEKLLAAGLIEWAVVDPGSTNLVHFADVAAGRAGFVYANPEAHIRHGLALAQRHGMTPSYAIYEPGFLRLGAALRRAYPGAPEPIYRLMFSRDMAFGFPAEPWAVEAYLHLLAAEAPGAPWMVAGLGVEIAPLIGIAVARGGHVRVGLEDSPLGCASDNRALVADARRRIEAAGGRLASTAEMRAALSAPAPR, from the coding sequence ATGACCCAGGACACGTGGCTCGAGGTGGCGTTGAACGGCCCGTGGTCGCGCCGTCTGCAGCCCGAGATCCCGGTGACCGCCGACGCGATCGTCGAGGACGCGGTGGCCTGCGCGGCGCTCGGCGCGGCCATCGTGCATTTCCACGCCTACGATCCGGCGACCGGCCGGCAGCGCGACGACTACGAGATCTACGCGCCGATCATCGAGCGCATCCGCGCCCGCGTCGACGTCGTCTGCTATCCGACGATCCCGTTCGCCGGCAACGCCGATTCGCCGCGCGCGATGACGGCCGCCGCGCGCTTCGCCGCCGTCGAGAAGCTGCTCGCCGCCGGGTTGATCGAATGGGCCGTGGTCGATCCCGGCTCGACCAACCTCGTCCACTTCGCCGACGTCGCCGCGGGCCGCGCCGGATTCGTCTACGCCAATCCCGAGGCGCATATCCGCCACGGGCTGGCGCTGGCGCAGCGCCACGGCATGACGCCGTCCTACGCGATCTACGAGCCGGGCTTCCTGCGCCTGGGCGCCGCGCTGCGCCGCGCCTATCCGGGCGCGCCGGAGCCGATCTACCGGCTGATGTTCTCGCGCGACATGGCGTTCGGCTTCCCGGCCGAGCCCTGGGCGGTCGAGGCGTATCTGCATCTGCTCGCCGCCGAGGCGCCGGGCGCGCCGTGGATGGTGGCCGGGCTCGGCGTCGAGATCGCGCCGCTGATCGGGATCGCGGTGGCGCGCGGCGGCCACGTGCGCGTCGGGCTGGAGGATTCGCCGCTGGGCTGCGCGAGCGACAACCGCGCGCTGGTGGCCGACGCGCGGCGGCGGATCGAGGCGGCCGGCGGACGGCTGGCGTCGACCGCGGAGATGCGCGCGGCGCTGTCGGCGCCGGCGCCGCGATGA
- a CDS encoding DUF924 domain-containing protein: MKRTFRTLPIRFPRRGAPSDLRRSAAPGHAAAGGRAGHAPGRIASSLSVVGHDVVRRVLDHWFGPPDGPRHCEPRGFWFTSTPALDDELRRRFGADIAAAMRGRLRALERTPRGALALCLLLDQMTRNTARGSAAAFAGDTASLAIARRAVARGFDGRLKPIQRVFLYLPYEHSESRGDQGRCVGLMAAIRPPRNLRYAVAHREIIAKFGRFPHRNAALGRQDTDAERAYLAGEHQRFGQ, encoded by the coding sequence ATGAAGAGGACGTTCCGGACCTTGCCCATACGCTTTCCCCGCCGCGGCGCTCCCTCCGACCTTAGACGGAGCGCCGCCCCGGGTCACGCGGCCGCCGGCGGACGCGCCGGTCACGCCCCCGGCCGGATCGCCTCAAGCCTTTCCGTCGTCGGCCACGACGTGGTCCGCCGCGTGCTCGACCACTGGTTCGGGCCGCCCGACGGACCGCGCCATTGCGAGCCCCGGGGCTTCTGGTTCACCAGCACGCCGGCGCTCGACGACGAGCTGCGCCGGCGCTTCGGCGCCGACATCGCCGCGGCGATGCGCGGCCGGCTGCGGGCGCTGGAGCGCACGCCCCGGGGCGCGCTGGCGCTGTGCCTGCTGCTCGACCAGATGACGCGCAACACCGCCCGCGGCTCGGCCGCCGCCTTCGCCGGCGACACCGCCTCCCTCGCCATCGCCCGGCGCGCCGTGGCGCGCGGCTTCGACGGGCGCCTGAAGCCGATCCAGCGCGTGTTCCTCTACCTGCCGTACGAGCACAGCGAGTCGCGCGGCGACCAGGGACGCTGCGTCGGCCTGATGGCCGCCATCCGCCCGCCGCGCAACCTGCGCTACGCCGTGGCCCACCGCGAGATCATCGCGAAATTCGGCCGCTTCCCCCACCGCAACGCCGCGCTGGGGCGCCAGGACACCGACGCCGAGCGGGCGTATCTCGCGGGGGAGCATCAGCGCTTCGGGCAGTGA
- a CDS encoding META domain-containing protein, with protein sequence MRTITLAAALCLAASAAGAADLDCGFDGEGGRGALSWRVGGPATLKVDDGGAVPPLSCALPAVGARAFEDGAFPRLVFEFDGTACRDGAASRHRAAPKVVVVVYPAQGERGLLFWRAGEGPVECRTLTLAQAARRASGWPAATPPHGRWIGEPQPPAGPNTPPRPTLTLDPSGRAYGDAGCNGFEATFTRDGGAIRFSGLRRTTEQVCASVVLTETERRTMELLAAVTRWSTGPGGMLVLSTDDGRSLRFIERGK encoded by the coding sequence GTGAGAACGATCACGCTCGCCGCCGCGCTCTGCCTCGCCGCGTCGGCGGCCGGGGCGGCGGATCTCGACTGCGGCTTCGACGGCGAGGGCGGCCGCGGCGCGCTGTCGTGGCGCGTCGGCGGGCCGGCGACGCTGAAAGTGGACGACGGCGGCGCCGTGCCGCCGCTGTCCTGCGCGCTGCCGGCGGTCGGCGCGCGCGCGTTCGAGGACGGCGCCTTCCCGCGGCTGGTGTTCGAGTTCGACGGGACGGCGTGCCGCGACGGCGCCGCGTCGCGCCACCGCGCCGCGCCCAAGGTGGTGGTCGTCGTCTATCCGGCGCAGGGCGAGCGCGGCCTGCTGTTCTGGCGCGCGGGCGAGGGCCCGGTGGAGTGCCGGACCCTGACGCTGGCGCAGGCCGCCAGGCGCGCCTCGGGCTGGCCGGCCGCGACGCCGCCGCACGGCCGCTGGATCGGCGAGCCGCAGCCGCCCGCCGGCCCGAACACGCCGCCGCGGCCGACCCTGACGCTCGACCCCTCGGGCCGCGCCTATGGCGACGCGGGCTGCAACGGCTTCGAGGCGACGTTCACGCGCGACGGCGGCGCGATCCGATTCTCGGGGTTGAGGCGCACGACCGAACAGGTCTGCGCCTCGGTGGTGCTGACCGAGACCGAACGGCGGACGATGGAGTTGCTGGCGGCGGTGACGCGCTGGTCGACGGGGCCGGGCGGCATGCTTGTGCTGTCCACCGACGACGGGCGGTCGCTGCGGTTCATCGAACGTGGCAAGTAG
- a CDS encoding OmpA family protein — protein MKRMLMTGAALGALLAGGAQAQVQQPGFFGSIDGLMALKTQSGGTSFFDVTNATQKAQPGVGLGAQGQIGYRFDATAWDVAIGGRFMDYRRGDSRGGGATVTTVTDAQVWNIDGSVGYTISGPGYGVRPFVGVRYQRSTADLTHTVGTPLASETKSWGIGPRVGVDGALRLTESVSLIGGVETSFLFGKIKSNPDAALVGVGGNSGNTGRLIWDIAARAGLDWEIAPLVHLAAGYQVEWIDGNMFSVLIRDVGGAGSPRGRSGTLNHGPFVRLAYNWGAPPSGPAPVQPPKVAGKKSYIVFFDFDRALITPTAATTIKQAAADAKAGKSTRLDVTGHADKSGGDAYNMALSLRRGNAVKDQLVREGIPANQIAVVGRGESMPLVQTADGVREPQNRRVEIVLN, from the coding sequence ATGAAGCGGATGTTGATGACCGGTGCGGCGCTGGGCGCGCTGCTGGCGGGCGGTGCGCAGGCGCAGGTCCAGCAGCCGGGCTTCTTCGGCTCGATCGACGGGTTGATGGCGTTGAAGACGCAATCCGGCGGCACGTCGTTCTTCGACGTCACCAACGCCACCCAGAAGGCGCAGCCCGGCGTCGGGCTGGGCGCGCAGGGGCAGATCGGCTACCGCTTCGACGCCACGGCGTGGGACGTGGCGATCGGCGGCCGTTTCATGGACTACCGCCGGGGCGATTCGCGCGGTGGCGGCGCCACGGTCACCACGGTGACCGACGCGCAGGTGTGGAACATCGATGGATCGGTCGGCTACACGATCAGCGGACCGGGCTACGGCGTGCGGCCATTCGTGGGCGTGCGCTACCAGCGCAGCACGGCGGATCTCACCCACACGGTGGGCACCCCGTTGGCGTCGGAGACGAAGTCGTGGGGCATCGGCCCGCGGGTGGGTGTCGACGGCGCGCTGCGTCTGACGGAGTCGGTCAGCCTGATCGGCGGCGTCGAGACGTCGTTCCTGTTCGGCAAGATCAAGTCGAATCCCGACGCGGCGCTGGTCGGCGTCGGCGGCAACAGCGGCAACACCGGCCGTCTGATCTGGGACATCGCCGCCCGGGCGGGCCTCGACTGGGAGATCGCGCCGCTGGTCCACCTCGCCGCCGGCTACCAGGTCGAGTGGATCGACGGCAACATGTTCAGCGTCCTTATCCGCGACGTTGGCGGGGCGGGCTCACCGCGCGGCCGCAGCGGCACGTTGAACCACGGCCCGTTCGTGCGTCTGGCGTACAACTGGGGCGCGCCGCCGTCGGGACCGGCGCCGGTCCAGCCGCCGAAGGTGGCCGGCAAGAAGAGCTACATCGTGTTCTTCGACTTCGACCGGGCGCTGATCACGCCGACGGCGGCGACGACGATCAAGCAGGCCGCGGCGGACGCCAAGGCCGGCAAGTCGACCCGCCTCGATGTCACCGGCCACGCCGACAAGTCGGGCGGCGACGCCTACAACATGGCGCTGTCGCTGCGTCGTGGAAACGCTGTGAAGGACCAGCTGGTGCGCGAGGGCATCCCGGCGAACCAGATCGCGGTGGTGGGCCGTGGCGAGAGCATGCCGCTGGTGCAGACGGCCGACGGCGTGCGCGAGCCGCAGAACCGCCGCGTCGAGATCGTCCTGAACTAA
- a CDS encoding OmpA family protein, producing the protein MFTYAATDLFVSQSPRGRSGQLVHGPFVRLAYNWGAPPSGPMAPKPPAATGKKSYIVFFDFDRAVITPTAVNTIKQAAADAKAGKSTRIDVTGHADKSGGDAYNMALSLRRANGVKDQLVREGIPANQIAVVGRGESMPLVQTADGVREPQNRRVEIVLN; encoded by the coding sequence ATGTTCACCTACGCGGCGACCGACCTGTTCGTCTCCCAGTCGCCGCGCGGGCGTAGCGGGCAGCTCGTGCACGGTCCGTTCGTGCGTCTGGCCTACAACTGGGGCGCGCCGCCGTCGGGCCCGATGGCACCGAAGCCGCCGGCGGCGACGGGCAAGAAGAGCTACATCGTGTTCTTCGATTTCGACCGCGCCGTGATCACGCCGACGGCGGTGAACACGATCAAGCAGGCCGCGGCGGACGCGAAGGCCGGCAAGTCGACCCGTATCGACGTGACGGGCCACGCCGACAAGTCGGGCGGCGACGCCTACAACATGGCGCTGTCGCTGCGCCGCGCGAACGGGGTGAAGGACCAGCTGGTGCGCGAGGGCATCCCGGCGAACCAGATCGCGGTGGTCGGCCGCGGCGAGAGCATGCCGCTGGTGCAGACCGCCGACGGCGTGCGCGAGCCGCAGAACCGCCGCGTCGAGATCGTCCTGAACTAA
- a CDS encoding O-acetyl-ADP-ribose deacetylase, with translation MSGVIEVVEGDITALDVDAIVNAANTTLLGGGGVDGAIHRAAGPALLAECRTLGGCATGSARITAGYRLMARHVIHSVGPVWQGGGRGEPALLASCYRESLALAAAHGLRSVAFPAISTGIYGYPREPATRIAVAETRSFLAADRGVERVVFCCFDAPLAALYRAMIAAAG, from the coding sequence GTGAGCGGCGTCATCGAGGTGGTCGAGGGCGACATCACGGCGCTCGACGTCGACGCCATCGTCAACGCCGCCAACACCACTCTGCTCGGCGGCGGCGGCGTCGACGGCGCGATCCACCGCGCGGCGGGCCCGGCGCTGCTGGCCGAATGCCGGACGCTGGGCGGCTGCGCCACCGGAAGCGCCAGGATCACGGCGGGCTACCGGCTCATGGCGCGCCACGTGATCCACAGCGTCGGCCCGGTCTGGCAGGGCGGCGGCCGGGGCGAGCCGGCGCTGCTGGCGTCGTGCTACCGCGAGTCGCTGGCGCTGGCCGCCGCGCACGGGCTGCGCTCGGTCGCGTTCCCGGCGATCAGCACCGGAATCTACGGCTATCCGCGCGAGCCCGCGACGCGCATCGCGGTGGCCGAGACGCGTTCGTTTCTGGCGGCAGATCGCGGCGTCGAACGCGTGGTTTTCTGTTGTTTCGACGCGCCGCTGGCGGCGCTCTACCGCGCGATGATCGCGGCGGCAGGCTGA